Proteins encoded in a region of the Aphis gossypii isolate Hap1 unplaced genomic scaffold, ASM2018417v2 Contig01057, whole genome shotgun sequence genome:
- the LOC126555750 gene encoding uncharacterized protein LOC126555750 produces MHFSDEDEPSTSALPTPSPVKKNKPGKSKMPRERRANIGRRTRHASQQQVYSRNLREERQNIIRENDRLRHRVSTRRSLASYNRLAFQYDPTANYSDDENLDIGRMTTICRYCNAVKFKRETVGLCCASGKVKLDPLLTPPQPLTENMFDGSDPDSSHFLQHILEYNNCFRMTSFGANIIREGGFMPTCKIQGQIYHLHGSMVPTPDEPHQFLQIYFISSMVDQLNVRCNIQGAQQLKRRIIEQLQAFFHANNAVVNMFKTALERMPSDTHKFVIRADCTPTGEHVRRFNAPTVNDVAAIIVGDPTKSRDIVVQRRSNIMHRVNETHRLYDALQYPIIYWQGQDGYDITLKMVDPITGVSTNNKNLSAMNYYAYRMMIRTHEENVILKCGRLFQQFAVDMYVKVETERLAFIRFNQPKLRSEDYIHLRDAIHSDGDVQNIGRLTILPSTYIGSPRHMHEYAQDAMTYVRNYGTPDLFITVTCNPKWTEIERELEPGQKPQDRHDIIARVFQQKLKVMMDVLTKYRVFGDTRCYMYSVEWQKRGLPHAHILIWLLNKLHSNEVDDIIISAEIPDPVTDPRLHDIVTTQMVHGPCGALNPLSPCMADGKCTKRYPRPLVAETVTGNDGYPVYRRRSKEDNGRTIKVKVQNQEIEIGNEFIVPYCPLLSRIFETHANVESCHSAKSIKYLCKYVTKGSDMAVFGIASENVNDEISNFQMGRYVSTNEALWRLLSFQIHERYPTVVHLAVHLENGQRVYFTEANAAHELRERPPSTTLTSFFAMCEADPFAATLMYVEMPKYYTWNQSTKKFQRRKQGTPVPDWPQVFSTDALGRMYTVHPRNDECFYLRLLLVNVRGPKSFAHLKTVNGHQCQTYREACQLLGLLENDSHWDLTLADSVVSSNAYQIRTLFAIIITTCFPSQPIQLWNKYKDAICEDILHRLRIQTNNPDIQITDEIYNEGLILIEDQCLTIANKLLIEVGMIAPNRSMHDAFNQELNRELQYNVDTLQEFVRNNVPLLNEQQKQVYKTLMQAVDNNTGGLFFLDAPGGTGKTFVISLILATIRSRCDIALALASSGIAATLLDGGRTAHSALKLPLNLNTIDTPTCNISRSSAMGKLLMQCKLIVWDECTMAHKKSLEALNFTLKDLRRNNNIFGGLMILLAGDFRQTLPVVPRGTPADELNACLKASPLWNNVKTLSLTTNMRVQLQNDQSAAQFSKQLLDLGNGKVPVDATSGLITLTNDFCRFVDTQLVLIENVFPNISENYKNYAWLSQRAILAAKNNDVHALNFTIQSKIAGDLVTYKSVDSITNPDDVVNYPGLYQDFHHITCN; encoded by the exons atgcACTTTTCCGATGAAGATGAACCAAGCACATCAGCTTTACCAACACCATCGCCcgttaaaaagaataaaccaGGAAAG TCCAAAATGCCTAGAGAACGACGTGCGAACATCGGCCGCCGCACAAGACATGCAAGCCAGCAACAAGTCTATTCAAGGAACTTAAGAGAAgaaagacaaaatataataagagaaAATGACCGATTGAGACATCGCGTGAGCACACGAAGATCATTGGCATCATACAATCGCTTGGCATTCCAATATGATCCCACTGCGAACTACAGTGATGATGAAAATTTGGATATTGGACGAATGACGACTATATGCCGATATTGCAATGCGGTAAAGTTCAAAAGAGAAACGGTTGGATTGTGCTGCGCAAGTGGAAAAGTCAAACTGGATCCATTACTTACACCACCACAGCCACTGACTGAAAACATGTTTGATGGAAGTGATCCCGATTCCAGCCATTTTCTTCAACACATCCTTGAATACAATAACTGCTTTCGCATGACTTCCTTTGGAGCTAATATCATTCGAGAAGGCGGCTTCATGCCGACTTGCAAG ATACAAGGTCAAATATATCATTTGCATGGTTCAATGGTGCCAACACCAGATGAACCGCATCAATTTctgcaaatatatttcatttcgtCGATGGTGGATCAGCTGAACGTGCGGTGCAATATACAGGGAGCACAACAGTTAAAGAGACGAATTATTGAACAGTTGCAAGCATTTTTTCACGCTAATAATGCTGTGGTTAATATGTTCAAAACAGCATTGGAACGAATGCCATCGGATACGCACAAATTTGTCATAAGAGCGGATTGTACTCCAACAGGTGAACATGTGCGAAGATTCAATGCACCCACCGTTAATGATGTTGCTGCAATTATTGTTGGCGATCCAACTAAATCACGAGACATTGTCGTTCAGCGAAGAAGCAATATCATGCATCGTGTAAACGAGACACATCGTTTGTACGATGCGTTACAATATCCAATCATTTATTGGCAAGGGCAAGACGGATACGACATCACGTTGAAGATGGTCGATCCAATTACAG GAGTATcaacgaataataaaaatctaagcgCAATGAATTACTATGCGTATCGTATGATGATTCGTACACATGAGGAGAATGTCATTCTGAAGTGCGGTCGGCTATTCCAGCAATTCGCTGTCGACATGTATGTCAAAGTCGAGACCGAACGTTTAGCGTTCATCAGATTCAATCAGCCAAAGCTACGATCTGAGGACTATATACACTTGCGTGATGCTATTCATTCAGATGGTGATGTTCAGAATATTGGACGACTGACGATTCTCCCATCAACTTATATCGGAAGCCCACGCCACATGCACGAATACGCTCAAGACGCTATGACGTACGTGCGAAATTATGGAACTccggatttatttattacggtCACATGCAATCCGAAGTGGACGGAAATTGAACGCGAGTTGGAACCGGGTCAAAAACCGCAAGATCGCCATGACATAATCGCCAGAGTATTTCAGCAAAAACTCAAGGTTATGATGGATGTGCTTACTAAGTATCGAGTTTTTGGTGACACACGTTGTTATATGTACTCGGTGGAATGGCAGAAGCGTGGACTACCGCATGCTCATATCCTAATTTGGTTGCTGAACAAATTACATTCAAATGAAGTGGATGACATCATCATATCAGCTGAAATTCCTGATCCAGTCACTGATCCCCGTCTACACGACATTGTGACGACACAGATGGTGCATGGACCGTGCGGTGCATTAAATCCATTATCGCCTTGCATGGCTGATGGAAAGTGCACAAAACGATATCCGCGACCGTTAGTTGCTGAAACAGTCACAGGGAACGATGGATATCCAGTTTATCGTCGGCGTTCAAAAGAAGATAACGGTCGAACTATCAAAGTTAAAGTTCAAAATCAAGAGATTGAGATCGGAAATGAATTCATTGTACCATATTGCCCGCTGCTATCACGAATTTTCGAAACACATGCAAACGTTGAGAGTTGTCATTCGGCCaaatcaatcaaatatttgtgCAAGTACGTCACAAAAGGCAGCGACATGGCTGTGTTTGGTATTGCGTCGGAAAATGTGAATGACGAAATCAGCAACTTCCAAATGGGCAGATACGTCAGTACTAATGAAGCACTGTGGCGATTATTGTCATTTCAAATTCATGAAAGATATCCCACAGTTGTACATTTAGCAGTGCATTTGGAAAATGGCCAAAGAGTTTACTTCACTGAGGCTAATGCGGCACACGAGCTGAGAGAGAGACCACCATCGACAACATTGACTAGCTTCTTTGCAATGTGTGAAGCAGATCCATTCGCAGCGACGCTGATGTACGTTGAAATGCCCAAGTATTACACTTGGAATCAATCAACAAAGAAATTCCAACGTCGCAAACAAGGAACCCCAGTTCCAGACTGGCCACAGGTGTTTTCAACTGATGCACTAGGTCGTATGTACACTGTTCATCCTAGAAAcgatgaatgtttttatttgcgACTGCTGTTAGTAAATGTACGTGGACCGAAATCATTTGCGCATTTGAAAACTGTGAATGGCCACCAATGCCAAACATATCGAGAAGCATGTCAACTATTGGGTTTGCTGGAGAACGATTCTCATTGGGATTTAACACTTGCAGATTCAGTTGTTTCATCAAATGCGTACCAAATACGAACGCTGTTCGCAATTATCATCACCACATGTTTTCCTTCACAACCAATTCAGTTATGGAACAAATACAAAGACGCCATATGTGAAGATATCTTGCATCGCTTGCGTATTCAAACGAATAATCCTGACATCCAAATAACCGATGAAATCTACAATGAAGGATTGATTCTGATTGAGGATCAATGCTTGACTATTGCAAACAAGCTACTGATTGAAGTAGGAATGATTGCGCCAAATCGATCGATGCACGATGCATTCAACCAAGAATTAAATCGAGAGCTGCAATACAATGTTGATACATTGCAGGAATTCGTTAGAAATAATGTTCCGTTGCTGAATGAACAGCAAAAACAagtatacaaaacattaatgcAAGCGGTGGACAATAATACTGGTGGTCTATTCTTCCTGGATGCACCTGGAGGAACAGGGAAAACATTTGTCATTTCATTGATTTTGGCCACTATTCGATCAAGATGTGACATAGCTTTGGCGTTAGCATCATCTGGAATTGCGGCGACTCTTCTAGATGGCGGTCGTACTGCACATTCTGCGCTTAAGTTGCCACtcaatttaaacacaattgaTACTCCAACGTGCAATATTTCCCGATCCAGTGCAATGGGAAAATTGTTAATGCAATGCAAGCTCATTGTTTGGGATGAGTGCACAATGGCACATAAGAAATCACTTGAAGCACTTAACTTCACACTGAAGGATCTTCGGAGAAATAACAACATCTTTGGCGGCTTGATGATATTGTTGGCAGGCGATTTCAGGCAGACGTTGCCAGTAGTTCCCCGTGGAACGCCTGCAGATGAATTGAATGCTTGCCTAAAGGCATCACCTTTATGGAATAACGTAAAAACATTATCGCTAACCACTAATATGAgagttcaacttcaaaatgatCAAAGTGCTGCACAATTTTCCAAACAATTGTTAGATCTTGGAAATGGAAAAGTCCCAGTTGATGCGACATCTGGATTAATTACTCTTACCAACGACTTTTGCCGATTTGTAGACACTCAATTAGttcttattgaaaatgttttcccAAACATTAGTGagaattataagaattatgcTTGGTTAAGTCAACGAGCAATTCTTGCAGCAAAGAATAATGATGTCCACGCACTGAATTTCACCATTCAATCAAAAATTGCTGGCGATTTGGTGACATACAAATCCGTTGATTCAATAACAAATCCCGATGATGTAGTAAATTATCCAGGATTATACCAGGATTTCCACCACATAACTTGCAACTGA
- the LOC126555747 gene encoding uncharacterized protein LOC126555747, producing MGKLLMQCKLIVWDECTMAHKKSLEALNFTLKDLRRNNNIFGGLMILLAGDFRQTLPVVPRGTPADELNACLKASPLWNNVKTLSLTTNMRVQLQNDQSAAQFSKQLLDLGNGKVPVDATSGLITLTNDFCRFVDTQLVLIENVFPNISENYKNYAWLRQRAILAAKNNDVHALNFTIQSKIAGDLVTYKSVDSITNPMM from the coding sequence ATGGGAAAATTGTTAATGCAATGCAAGCTCATTGTTTGGGATGAGTGCACAATGGCACATAAGAAATCACTTGAAGCACTTAACTTCACACTGAAGGATCTTCGGAGAAATAACAACATCTTTGGCGGCTTGATGATATTGTTGGCAGGCGATTTCAGGCAGACGTTGCCAGTAGTTCCCCGTGGAACGCCTGCAGATGAATTGAATGCTTGCCTAAAGGCATCACCTTTATGGAATAACGTAAAAACATTATCGCTAACCACTAATATGAgagttcaacttcaaaatgatCAAAGTGCTGCACAATTTTCCAAACAATTGTTAGATCTTGGAAATGGAAAAGTCCCAGTTGATGCGACATCTGGATTAATTACTCTTACCAACGACTTTTGCCGATTCGTAGACACTCAATTAGttcttattgaaaatgttttcccAAACATTAGTGagaattataagaattatgcTTGGTTACGTCAACGAGCAATTCTTGCAGCAAAGAATAATGATGTCCACGCACTGAATTTCACCATTCAATCAAAAATTGCTGGCGATTTGGTGACATACAAATCCGTTGATTCAATAACAAATCCGATGATGTAG